The Kocuria sp. TGY1127_2 genome includes a window with the following:
- a CDS encoding MDR family MFS transporter has protein sequence MLTKRRIWTIFAALLVAMFLASMDQTIVSTALPTIVGDLGGVEHQTWVTTAYLLASTLVMPIYGKFGDTLGRRNLFLIALVIFTGASLVISLSTSFWFFVIFRAIQGLGGGGLMILAQAIIGDIIPAKERGRYMGVMGSVFGMSAVVAPLLGGFFVDHLTWQWCFYVNVPLGVVALIVAMVFLKLPSHRPEHRIDILGVIFLSITTTCLIFFTDFGGSDAHGWDAIETWMWGAGALLAGFVFVLTESKASDPIIPLTLFKNRIFIVATAIGFFLGMCMFAALAFIPTFLQMSTGTSAAASGLLMLPMMVGLMLTSIVSGNLISKTGKYKAYPLIGTLVTSAVMVWMTSLTADTPVWVICAMLFSFGFGLGLIMQVVVLVVQNSVPFTQLGTATSANNYFREMGSSVGVAIFGAMFTSQLSTKLGDLFTSLPPEAAQGAGAEGAGGNSASSLTPQMLNDMPDFLRDGVVRAYAESLAPVFWYLLPFMALAFVLAFFLKEIPLRSVSGMVARGEAIDGEEAEVAYQGLMTGSFPVVSTNAASDSDGATEESESSDPSEDDTVKGYRGRHAARVDSEDESAVHQSTER, from the coding sequence CTGCTGACCAAGCGAAGGATTTGGACCATCTTCGCGGCTCTCTTGGTCGCCATGTTCTTGGCTTCCATGGACCAGACAATCGTTTCGACGGCTCTGCCCACTATTGTCGGCGACCTCGGCGGCGTCGAGCACCAGACGTGGGTCACCACGGCCTATTTATTGGCGTCCACCCTGGTCATGCCCATTTACGGCAAATTCGGTGACACCTTGGGGCGCCGCAACCTGTTCCTCATCGCGCTGGTGATTTTCACGGGCGCCTCCCTGGTCATCTCGTTGTCCACGAGCTTCTGGTTCTTCGTGATCTTCCGTGCGATTCAGGGCCTGGGCGGCGGTGGTCTGATGATTCTGGCCCAAGCGATCATCGGTGACATCATCCCCGCCAAGGAACGTGGACGCTACATGGGTGTCATGGGCTCCGTGTTCGGCATGTCCGCCGTCGTTGCCCCGCTGCTGGGCGGGTTCTTCGTGGACCACCTGACGTGGCAGTGGTGCTTCTACGTCAACGTTCCGCTCGGCGTCGTAGCGCTGATCGTCGCGATGGTGTTCCTGAAGCTGCCGTCCCATCGCCCGGAACATCGGATCGACATCCTGGGTGTCATTTTCTTGTCGATCACCACGACGTGTTTGATCTTCTTCACCGATTTCGGCGGATCCGACGCCCACGGTTGGGACGCGATCGAGACCTGGATGTGGGGCGCCGGTGCGCTCTTGGCTGGCTTCGTCTTCGTGTTGACCGAGTCCAAGGCCAGCGACCCGATCATTCCGCTCACCCTGTTCAAGAACCGGATCTTCATCGTCGCGACGGCGATCGGATTCTTCCTGGGTATGTGCATGTTCGCGGCCCTCGCCTTCATCCCGACCTTCCTTCAGATGTCGACCGGGACGTCGGCCGCGGCCTCTGGGCTGCTGATGCTGCCGATGATGGTGGGCCTGATGCTCACCTCGATCGTCTCGGGTAATTTGATCTCGAAGACCGGCAAGTACAAGGCCTATCCGCTCATCGGGACCCTGGTGACCTCGGCCGTGATGGTATGGATGACCTCACTGACGGCAGATACCCCGGTGTGGGTCATCTGCGCGATGCTCTTCAGCTTCGGCTTCGGCCTGGGACTCATCATGCAGGTTGTCGTACTGGTCGTCCAGAACTCGGTTCCCTTCACCCAGTTGGGTACGGCCACGAGCGCGAACAACTACTTCCGTGAGATGGGGTCTTCGGTTGGCGTCGCAATCTTCGGTGCGATGTTTACCTCGCAGCTGTCGACGAAGCTCGGCGATCTGTTCACGTCGTTGCCGCCGGAAGCTGCGCAAGGAGCCGGCGCTGAAGGCGCTGGTGGGAACTCTGCTTCGTCCTTGACCCCGCAAATGCTCAACGATATGCCCGATTTCCTGAGGGATGGCGTGGTTCGTGCATACGCAGAGTCGTTGGCACCCGTATTCTGGTATCTCCTGCCCTTCATGGCCTTGGCATTCGTCCTCGCGTTCTTCCTCAAGGAGATTCCGCTCCGTTCGGTCTCCGGAATGGTCGCCAGGGGCGAAGCCATTGACGGCGAAGAAGCAGAGGTTGCCTACCAAGGCCTGATGACCGGTAGTTTCCCCGTCGTTTCAACCAACGCCGCCTCAGACTCGGATGGTGCGACCGAAGAGTCAGAATCCTCGGATCCCTCCGAGGACGACACCGTCAAGGGATACAGGGGACGTCACGCCGCGCGAGTCGACTCGGAGGACGAGTCCGCCGTGCACCAGTCCACCGAACGCTAG
- a CDS encoding pyruvate dehydrogenase, translating into MKLAEQIVKQLVEAGVHRIYGIVGDSLNPIVDAVRATGGAKKGGIDWVHVRHEEAAAFAAGAEAQLTGELAVCAGSCGPGNLHLINGLFDANRSQAPVLAIASQIPSVQIGQGYFQETHPDRLFEQCSVYNELVSTTDQAPRVFSTAIRYAVGQSGVSVVTLPGDLADEDATAEAPAIGNLRRSPKVPSDATIAEFATEINNANKVALFVGAGAKGAHDVVVELADKIAAPIGHSLRGKDFIQYDNPFDVGMTGLLGYGAAAEGIHDADLMIMLGTDFPYDQFLPDTKTIQVDIAPERMGRRTNVDLQIEGSVLETLEKLLPAVDRKTDRKFLEKLLKRHDTIMNKAVGAYTRNVEKHKPIHPEYAASLLDQVADRDAIFTADTGMCNVWSARYINPLGTRRLIGSYLHGSMANALPQAVGAQVAFPDRQVISMSGDGGLSMLLGELATASMYQLPLNIVVFNNSTLGMVKMEMMVDGLQDYGVDVPDINYADVAKAMGFHAIRVTDPRKLQKAYEDALAYNGPSVVEVITDPLALSVPPQINNSMVFGFATAMSKIVFNRGAGEAVSMARSNMRNINALR; encoded by the coding sequence TTGAAACTCGCAGAACAGATCGTGAAGCAACTGGTCGAGGCCGGCGTCCACCGTATCTACGGTATCGTCGGTGACTCCCTCAACCCCATCGTGGACGCCGTGCGCGCCACAGGCGGCGCAAAGAAAGGCGGCATCGACTGGGTGCATGTCCGCCACGAAGAAGCTGCCGCATTCGCCGCCGGTGCGGAGGCCCAGTTGACCGGTGAACTCGCCGTGTGCGCCGGTTCCTGTGGTCCGGGCAACCTCCACCTCATCAACGGGCTCTTTGACGCGAACCGCTCCCAGGCCCCCGTCCTTGCCATCGCCTCACAGATTCCCAGCGTTCAGATCGGTCAGGGCTACTTCCAGGAAACCCATCCCGACCGCCTGTTCGAACAGTGCAGCGTCTACAACGAGTTGGTCTCCACGACTGACCAGGCTCCGCGTGTTTTCTCGACCGCGATCCGCTACGCGGTCGGACAGTCCGGAGTTTCCGTGGTGACCCTCCCGGGCGACCTCGCAGATGAAGACGCCACCGCAGAGGCACCGGCCATCGGCAACCTCCGCCGCTCCCCGAAGGTTCCTTCGGATGCGACGATTGCCGAGTTCGCTACTGAGATCAACAACGCCAACAAGGTTGCTCTTTTCGTCGGTGCCGGCGCCAAGGGCGCCCACGACGTCGTCGTCGAATTGGCCGACAAGATCGCAGCCCCCATCGGGCACTCCCTGCGCGGCAAGGACTTCATTCAGTACGACAATCCGTTCGACGTCGGTATGACGGGTCTGCTGGGCTATGGTGCCGCCGCGGAAGGCATTCACGACGCCGACCTGATGATCATGCTCGGCACGGACTTCCCGTACGACCAGTTCCTCCCGGACACCAAGACCATCCAGGTCGACATCGCGCCCGAGCGCATGGGCCGACGCACCAACGTGGATCTCCAGATCGAAGGCAGCGTCCTGGAGACGCTGGAGAAGCTGCTGCCCGCCGTCGATCGCAAGACGGATCGCAAGTTCCTGGAGAAGCTGCTCAAGCGGCACGACACCATCATGAACAAGGCCGTCGGCGCGTACACCCGCAACGTGGAGAAGCACAAGCCGATCCACCCGGAGTACGCCGCTTCCCTGCTGGACCAGGTCGCAGACAGGGACGCGATCTTCACCGCAGATACCGGCATGTGCAACGTCTGGTCCGCTCGGTACATCAACCCGCTCGGAACCCGGCGATTGATCGGCTCCTACTTGCACGGGTCGATGGCGAACGCTTTGCCGCAGGCCGTGGGCGCACAGGTCGCCTTCCCCGACCGTCAGGTCATTTCGATGTCAGGTGACGGCGGCCTCTCGATGCTCTTGGGCGAACTCGCGACCGCCTCGATGTACCAGTTGCCGCTGAACATCGTGGTGTTCAACAACTCGACGCTTGGCATGGTCAAGATGGAGATGATGGTCGATGGTCTGCAGGACTACGGCGTCGACGTGCCCGACATCAACTACGCCGACGTGGCCAAGGCGATGGGTTTCCACGCGATTCGCGTGACCGATCCCCGGAAGCTGCAAAAGGCCTACGAAGATGCCCTCGCATACAACGGCCCGAGCGTCGTGGAGGTCATCACGGATCCGCTGGCCCTCTCGGTTCCCCCGCAGATCAATAACAGCATGGTCTTCGGCTTCGCGACCGCGATGTCCAAGATCGTGTTCAACCGCGGCGCGGGTGAGGCCGTTTCGATGGCCCGTTCGAATATGCGCAATATCAATGCGCTGAGGTAG
- a CDS encoding NUDIX domain-containing protein encodes MPTPDFILSLREKIGHDPLWMPGVTAVIFDERGRVLLCRRSDNGAWTPITGIVDPGEEPAVTAIREAEEEAGVVIEVEGLASVKANPPQTFTNGDRAQFLDLTFRCRYVSGTARVNDEESTEVAWADLDDLPEMSERMRYRIRSASEFTGRTEFSLEGLE; translated from the coding sequence ATGCCCACACCGGACTTCATCTTGTCACTGCGCGAGAAGATCGGGCATGACCCATTGTGGATGCCCGGAGTGACGGCCGTGATTTTCGATGAGCGAGGTCGAGTCCTTTTGTGCCGCCGCTCGGACAACGGCGCGTGGACTCCCATCACCGGAATCGTGGACCCGGGAGAAGAGCCCGCGGTAACGGCCATCCGCGAGGCCGAGGAAGAAGCCGGCGTCGTGATTGAAGTCGAAGGCCTCGCATCGGTCAAGGCCAACCCGCCGCAAACTTTCACCAATGGAGACCGTGCTCAGTTCCTCGATCTGACTTTCCGATGCCGCTACGTTTCCGGAACGGCTCGCGTGAACGACGAGGAATCCACGGAAGTCGCATGGGCCGACCTCGATGACCTCCCGGAGATGAGCGAGCGGATGCGTTACCGGATTCGATCGGCCTCCGAATTCACCGGCCGTACAGAGTTTTCTTTGGAGGGCCTCGAGTAG